The genomic stretch CTTTTGTTTTCGATAGTGTACTGAAATACTTCATTTTCATTAGGTGGTTCAGTGGTTGTTTTTGAGACAGATATGTTGATTTATCATAATCATATATTCATGCTCATGTTTCTTTAAATCTTGATGATTTCCAGAAAATGCATATTCAAGGAAGCCAAGTCAGCTCAGCTGATGGTCAAGAACATGCTGGAAGGTGTGTTCATAACTAACTGGAAAGCAATCCCTTTTCTTACTCTTATTTGTCtcatttttcgtttattttgTCTAGGGGTTAGGGAAAGTTGGTGGCCTGTGTAGAACGCAGTACTAGAATTAGGAGGAATGTCTGATTATCCAGCTCATTACTAGTTGATATTTCGTTGAGAATTTTATAACTTGACAGCTAGACAGTTCAAATATTGTCGAGTTGTTTCTTTCTTGCGAGTCTTCGGTTGATGGTTGAATATTGGGACAGCATGTGTTTGATTTTTGTGATCTAAAGATGTATTGAAATCCTTGTTGTAACgcagaagaaaaattgaaaaacagaAGTCTGTAAATGTTGGTTCAGTAAATTGCATTTTGGAGCAGTTATAGCGCTTCAAAGTAGTATAATCAACTCTCAGCGTGTGGGTGGTGTTGTGTGTGTGTTCGGGATGGGGGAGGGTTTCTTCTGTCTGGTCAAAGATTCATAAAGGGGAGAAAATAGTTGGAGTTTTAACAATTAACGTGAATGAGAATTGGACGGCTTCTTCACACTTTGTATCATGAACCAAGACTGAACCAAAATGAATTTCATTTAGGAAGAGTTATTTGCATATACTCGTAATGTGTGATAGGGAAATAAAAACTGTAGTGACAGGAGTTTGGCAACTATAACCGTTGAGCCAATCTTTTTTTGTGTGTCTGTATGGTGCTTGATTGTTGATATTTTTCATGTTTTGCGGAAGAACTCCAATGTATTTGTAATTGTTGGGCTGATAATCTTCATCATAAGTctgatttcttcttctttattgaTGAAGGGTTGATGAGATAAGTGATGACAACAAGGTTCCATCAAACAGCGCTGCTGAAACAGAAGAAAATGGTAATGTGCCAACTGTCAAAGAATCATCTTTTTTGGAATCAGAAGCTCCTGAAGACCATGTAGTTTCATCTACTGGGCAAGACATCCATCAAGAGCCTGAGGGTTATCTAAACTTGCAGACTACTGAACACTACAATCAGTTGGTAAACAAATATTATGAGCTTGAGGATCAGAGGCAAAAGATTCTGCAGCAACTTAACGAGTTTGGTTATTGGAATTATGATTCTGGTTTAACTGCTTCCGTGTCTCAAGAGCCTGAAACCTCTACTTCCCAAGCTTATCCAACAGTTCCAAGTT from Coffea eugenioides isolate CCC68of chromosome 8, Ceug_1.0, whole genome shotgun sequence encodes the following:
- the LOC113779679 gene encoding uncharacterized protein LOC113779679 isoform X3, whose product is MRKNKQDELWDDSALINAFNDAISKYKKMHIQGSQVSSADGQEHAGRVDEISDDNKVPSNSAAETEENGNVPTVKESSFLESEAPEDHVVSSTGQDIHQEPEGYLNLQTTEHYNQLVNKYYELEDQRQKILQQLNEFGYWNYDSGLTASVSQEPETSTSQAYPTVPSSFCPYGCQSWVAPCTSVPCYFSGGACAGNSCNASAKEQALSSLKEQACTNCDASVNEGKEKQSQKNFCHLEKSTSSETDLTVVLNAWYSAGFYTGKYLTEQSSARHGHG